The Dasypus novemcinctus isolate mDasNov1 chromosome 11, mDasNov1.1.hap2, whole genome shotgun sequence DNA window ACTAGAGCAGGATCTGGGCTCAGAAGAATTTAATAAGGAGGGATCAAGTCAAGCAGTCGGGTGAGGGGAGGCAGACACATGCGTGGGGGGGCCAGCCTTGAAGTATCGGTCCAGCAGGGCCTCCACCTCTCCCTCTTCGTAGTCCCACACCTGGAACTGCGAGCCATCCACGGCTCCCCGGACCATGGCGGAAAGcactggggagagaggagggaggtggcggtgtctccctcccacatttcctCACACCTCTCCCTTCCCGTCCCTTGATGGGGGTAGGCACCGTCCTCAGAGCCCACAGGGAGGAGGTGAGGGACAGGTCCACAGAGGCTCCAGGGCTTGGAGCGCTCACCTCGGCCAGACTGGGGGCGGAACAGGCACAGGATCGGCTTCTTGAGGGCCACAGCCCGGCCCAGCTCATAGCCTACCCCCAAGGATGGCTGTGTCACTTCTGCCACGACCACTGGGAAGAAAGGCGAGACTGAGAAAAAGGCTCAGTGTCTGTGGCGCTTGGGGACTGTAAGGAAAAGACTCAGTCTGGTTGTGGTGAGGAGGGAGCTCTAGGGAGCCCCTGCTCGGTGTGGAGGCCAGGGATATTCAGGGGAATGCAGCACCCCAGAGGAGTCTGGGGTGGGGGAGACCACTCACCATCTGCCTGCTGCAACCAGGCCAGGTCCCGCTCATGGATGAGCCTGTCGCCCCCAGCAGCCTCCTCCCCTGTGGTTGAAGGAGAGCTGGTCAAGGatgcacccccaccccggttctcAGTACTCAGTAACTTTCCTCTACCCTCACCGCCCCCATATCCATCATTCTCAGATGCTAGATGACCTCTAATGGCCCTTCCAACACTAAGTCTGTGAAAAGGAGTGAGGAGGTGGAAAATCCACAAGTGAAAGCCAGTCCTGTGTAAGATGGGATGTGAGAGGGCCAGACAAGCAATCCAGGTGAATTCAGGGAAGGACTAATTCACTGTGGGTCTGAGTGATTAGAGAAAGGCGCAAGGGTGTTTGGCCTTAGGGTGGAGAGAAGGACCAGCAGACCAGGTGGTACAAATGGCAGGCAAGAGCAAGAGTCTAGCACGCAGGAGGAAAGGATGAACAACCAGCAGAGCCTAAGGTGACCCTTCTCAAGCGCTGGTGGGGACAGAGTGGAGAACTTGATGATTCTGTACCCACGGTTGATTCTGATCCACACCAACGTCTGAGAACCACTGGCCTAATGCAAGGCACAGCCAGGAGGAAGAGGTGGGCACAGCGGAAGGAGAGGCAGATGGGTCAGAAGGTAAGAGCTCAGAGTTCCAGCTGGATTAAATGTTACCCTTCAGCACGGGGAGGATCACAGCCACCTGCACCAGAGCACAGTCACCCAAGAGCTTGTTCAAAAATGTCTAATCTAAGGCTTTACCCCCAGACTGCTGTGTCAGAATTACTGGGGCCAGGAAATCTGCTACCCCAGTGATACCTAAACACCCTGAAGCTCAAGAATCAACAGGGAGGGGTGGATATATCATGAAAACTAATGAACTTAAAGCTTCCAAGTCCTTCATTCGCACAGGCCCTTTCCAAGCCCCCAGCAATGCTGTCCTTTTAAAGAGAGCTTCCAGAATTGCCTAAGGCCCCCACAGAACGTGGATCTGCTCCTGGCGAGGGCAATGGGGAACCACTTGAGGCTTCCTCAGCAAAAATACAAGAGCTCTAGGTACAATTTTAAACTGAAATAGATCAGTGGATCCAAGCCATACTTAAGGATACCCAGCAGCCTCCAGCAAACCGTGGAGGGTGTGAGAGAGAGGCTGAGGGTGACCACGAGAACGGGTTCTGTCAGGATCTAAGAGATGGAAGAGGAGAAAGCAAGAGGAAAAGCTTCATTTCAGGTGGGGGAGAAGATGCTGAACTCTTTTGCAGTTTTAAGATGACGGCAGCTCTCCCACCTGATGCTGTCCAGCAGGCCCACAGCTTGTGAGAAAGGTGAGAACTCCAGCAAGAGCTGGTAGAGCTCCCTACAGGCTCAATCGGAAGGGAGTTGAGCCCCAGGACATGCTAGAATTAACAGGTGGAGGCGTGCACGAAGGAGAAAGGTTGAGAGTACAGAGAGATGGGGAACTCTATCAAGTCAGGGAAGCCAAGGAAGGGGAGGCTGACAGGGGCGAAGTCAGCAGAGGGGCACCGAGGTACGGCCTGGGAAAAGGCAGTGCACCTGCAGGCAGTGAGCCTGTGCGCAGTTCAGTATCTCCCACCAGAGTTAGCTCTAGTATTTTTTGTGAGCTCAGGTTTTTCAAAGTACCTAAACAAAGTATGTAAAGACCTCCTAAGCAAAGCCAACTTGCCGGGGGCCAGGGAGGTAAAGGCTAAACTGTGCTCAAAGGATGACTAACAGGCAAGGAGGTGACAGCGGGTGGCTGGAAACAGTAAAGAGGCCCAATCCGCCCCTCTTCTGCTCCTCGTTGCAAACGCACCTGGAAGGAGCTGAGGACAGTTCTCCAAGAAGGCTCCAAAAGTCAAGATATAAACTGAACGATGACAGGCGGCTCACACTGCAAGTGTTTTCCGACAAAAGCGGCCCTAAGCCCGGCGGCTTGTTTCCCAGGGCGTCAGAGGGAGCACTCGGGGCGCGAGGGCGGGCTCCGGGCAGCGGGGACGCGCCGCGGGGGTCACGGCCGGTCACCGCCTACCGGGAGGGCAGCTTCCAGGGTGAGGGGAGGAGAGTCGGGCCGCCTTCCCCGCCATCGGGTCCCGCACCCACCCtcgccgccccgcgcgccccccgcggGCCTCACCGCTCTCCTCCAGCTCGGGGGCGGCCACGTGCTCCGTGAGCACAGTCCCGAAGCGCCGCAGCCGCGACACGATCCGCGCGTACAGCGCCCGGTCCTCGCGTCCGCCGCGGATGCTCCCGCAGAAGTACAGGCTCCGGCGGCCCGGCGCCCCCGGCGCCCCCGGCTCCCgcgctcccgccgccgccgccatcgCGCAGCCCCGCAGCGCCAGGGGGCGGCCGCCCGCGGCCACGTGACCCGCGCGGGCGGGGCTCGGCTCCCAGGCGTCCACACCTGTGGAATGGGGACCTCGCTTGGGAAGTATCTCATCACCGTCCAGACGCTGAGGACAGCCGCGTGCGCCTGCAGCCGGGACCCTCTTAGGACCCCCACCATCTCCCAGATGCCTCATTCCTGTACCTGGCAGGCACCTCAGCTTGGACTTGTGCCGGCGGAGCTCGCGGTCTTCGCCACCCCACCCGCTTCTGCTCCCGGGTGCCTTCTTCCCCATCTCAGGAAGAGGCAATTCCGTCCTACCAGCTGCTCACGCCCAAAGCCTTGGAGTTTTTTCCAACTCTTCTTTCTCTCCAACCTTGCATCCATTCCATCAGCAGCCCCTGTCGGTGCTCTCTGCCCTATTTTTCCAGAATCCCCTGCTGCCACTCTCATCCAAGGCACCCGCCTGTCCCTTCTCACTCTCTCAATGATCCCTTTTATTTTAAGTTTGAGCGACACAAGATATAGCCGAATAACTACGACCTCATGTTCTGCATCAGACACAGACCAGAGCTGGGGTTAGCAGGAGGGGCCAGGGCCACCCACTTCTCTTAATGGCCTCCTAACAGCCTCTCCCCTCCTCAGTCTGTTCTCCCCTCAGCAGCCAGAGTGCCTGTATGAACACATTAGTTAAGCATGGCCCTCATCTGCTCAGCATCCTGGGATGGCTCCCATCTCACCTGGGTAAAAACCAAAAGCCTCACCATGGTCcacaagcccccccccccccttacctAAGCCCAGTTTCTCCTCCTGTCACTCACTTTTCCCCAGCTCTCTCAGAGCTGCGGCATTGCACTTCCCTCTGCTGGGAACTCTGCTCTCAGATGCCTTCATAGCTTGCTCCCTCGCCTCTCGCAGGACTTTGTTCACAGTCCCCTTCCCCAGCCACCCCGTTTAATATGGCAGCCTCCATCCCCTGGTgctccctcccacccttccctgcttcctctcttTTCCCTATACCATGTTTACTTTGTTGTATGTCTTCCTAAGCCCAGGGGAATGTAAGCTTCTGGGAGGACAGGGGGttctgtctgttttgttcactgctgtatccctgGCTTCtagaactgtgcctggcacataggacACACTTattagatatttgttgaatgaaggggTGGGTTAAATAAAATGATGCATTTGTCAGTGCTATATAATCTGCTCAGTGCTATAGTAGGTGGATATGAGCAGTATCTTCAGGAAGACAGGCAAACACACCATCGCTCACCAGTAATGATGATTTCCCCCTTGTTTTGCTAGGAAAACAACACAGGTCTATGACAAGATTCaaatgaagggaagcggacttggcccagtgattagggcgtccgtctaccacatgggaggcccgcggttcaaaccccgggcctccttgacctgtgtggagctggcccatgcacagcgctgatgcgtgcaaggagtgccctgtcacgcaggggtgtctcccgcataggggtgtcccccgcataggggagccccacgttcaaggagtgtgccctgtaaggagagccgtccagctcaaaagagcagcctgcccaagaatggtgccgcatacacggagagctgacacaacaagatgacgcaacagagacacagattcccgtaccgctgacaacaacagaagtggacaaagaaacaagatgcagtgaagagacacagagaatagacaaccggggtggggggagggaggggagggaggggagggaggggagagaaataaataaatcttttttaaaaattcaaatggaaCAAGAAGGTATACAGGGGAAAGTGAGTCCTGAGATGCACGGAGGGAGAGCACCCCCAGTGGTTTCTTCCATATTCTTTCTGAAGAataactatcaaaattccaaagcATGGACTTATAGAGAAgacatgataataataataagatacACAGAGGGAAAAGAGATTTTCAGGTATTTCTGTTCATCAAGCCAGATGGAGGCAACCTCCTTAGCCCTCCTTATCCTCTCCCACATCTTCCCTCCAGTTCTCTCCACAGATgagaaatgcacacacacacatacacagagaacATCTTGTTTCTGCCTTTGtgtctgtaaaaaaaaaaaagcccctatCCCCTGAGGGGTCACACCTTTGTTGTGGCTGGCATCCCCTTCCCACTTCAGGCTGAAGGAGAAAGAGTAGAGGGGATATTTCATAAAACATGCTTTTCACTGGAGtatttcattcatacatgaacatgcataaacaataagtgaatagtaaagattgtgaacttacaaaataaacatgcatagcaacatacaggggtcccatacatcacctcctaccaccatcttgcattgttgtgaaacatttattacaaactatgcatgagcattgtcaaaatattactaaccataGTCTCTATCTCGCATTTGGTGTgttcccccccaacccacactatttattaaaaaaatattttttattatggagGCTGTGAAGTTATAAAACTATCTTGCACATGTGTAGAACTCCtgtacaacaccccttcaccaacacaccacacggTGGTGGACCATTTCTTATAGAtgttgagataatatcatcagactctcaccaccaaccatggtccatagcatatatttggcacactttttccacattccccattattaacagtacatctttggcattaatgcatgaatattatagtattgctgttaaccacagtctatggGTCTGTGGTtaacaccaattgtagttttcccatgcttctccacatttccaccatcctgcaatagcatgtacatctgctttagctcacagaagggctctcttgcatttgtaccttcaaccacaattctcatctacctctgggttcactgtgttattcagtccctagatttttctttagctttctttcaactgacatttacttccccagactaccctacAAGGGATATTTTATCTTTCTACAGATGGGAAACCATCCCTGAAATTGGTTCTATATCCCATTCACGTGGTTGAGAATGCAGGACCAGCCACGGCTTACAATCAGGCCTTCAGGCTCAAAGCAGAGAAGCCTGAGGTGGGGTGGCAGGGTGACAGAGTGGGGTTGGGAGATGGGGGATCAGTGGACAGTTTAGAGAGTCAGGGTGATCGGGGAAAATAGTTCACCAGGCCAGGAGGCCAGAGTCAAGTGCTGATTCAGTTACTCACTATTTCTGTGGCCTTCTGATCCCTTAAACCCtatgagtctcagtttccttatctgtaaaattggTAAGAAATGTCACCCTGCTTGACTTACTCACCTATTTTAAATATGATGCAAACTAGATAAAGTATGTGAAAGCACACTGCAAAACACAAAGTGCTGTACAAAGGTAAAGTCATTGTTCAACTCGACAAAAGTTATTTTCTTCTTACTGTAGAAAATACCAAATTTATACACTAGTAGAAAGAATACCAAAAGAcgacatattgcatgattccaatTAAATGAAATGCCCAGAAAAGACCCATGTATAGAGACAGAGAGTAGGCCCATAGTTGCCTAAGGCTAGGGCTGGGGCGGAAACAGGAATTGAATGCAGAGGATACAAGGGGTGATGCAATGTTCTAGAACTGGACTGTAGTTGATAACCGTACTAAAAATCACTAAATCGCACATTTACAATTGGGACATTTTATTGGTATGTTAatgatatctcaataaagctgtttttcaaaaataaagtagAGAAATTAGTATAATGAGCCCCCATGTACCTATCATCCAGATTCAATAACCATTGAATCACCTTATGATCAATCTTGGTTCATTTAAACACTCACCCAATTTCCTCACTGTACTACTGTGATGCAAATTCCAGATCATACTATTTGTCTTTAAATATTTCCAAATGTATCTCTACAAATAAggactcttttatttttaaatgtaaccaaACTACTATTGTCAGCTAAAAGATAGAACAAGATTTCCTTAAAATATTCCATCAATGTTTAAAATCAGGATCCAAATAAGGTGCACATATTGTGACCAGCCAACATGTATTTTAAGTCTCTTTAATCTGTATGCTGCCCCTGCCTCtcactctcccttttcttctcaaAGAAAAGGGCTCCTTTGTCCTGCAGAGTTCCCTACagtctggattttgctgattTTATCCCTGTGGTGTCCTTTAACAAGTTCTTTTTGTGCCCTGTATTTTCTATAAATTGGAGCTGGGTCTGGACCGATCAGATTCAGATTCAGTTTGGGGCAAAACTACTCTAGTCCGCAGCTGCGAGGTTGCGAGGTCGGGAGGTCCCTGCCGGTTAGCCGGCATTGggtcccatccccaccccttcctAGAGCCCCTAGAAGTCCCTCAACAAAATGGCTTGGCCCTAAAGAGAAAAGACTACTTCACAGGTGGTGCTATGTACTTTCATCATTGGGCACAGAATGCCTGGATGTCAGTAACCATTGATGCTCAATGCCCATattcattcagtcagtcattttattcatttaggGGACAAAACAAACTTTTGGTCATGAAATTAAACCCAGTTACAAAAACCACCTAAAATAAATGAGCTATTATAAAACAAATGCTCTGGTAACCATCACCATATCGAGAAAAATCTTCAGCTTCCATGTTCCTCATCCCACTCAcagccccctcccttcctccaaaAGTAACCTCTGTCCTTACTTTTATAGTAAGGACACCGAAGAAGGATAAAAAGAAACTTCCTTATGTTTCTTTATGGTTTTATCACCCAAATATGCATCTCTAGACGCTATGGTTTAATCCTACCCACTTCTTATGTTCTTCAAATGTCTTTTAATCTACAGGTTTAAGCATTTATTTTGGGTAAGCCATGCTGTGTGTACTAAAGGACCTACAAAATGGAGTACAGGAGAGTCTGAGACTTCAGACCCTCTTTGACTTGGGGAAGGGATGGCCTTTACTCAAAGAAAGAAGAAGTCCAGTTAAGGCCATGCAGCAAGTGCAAAGCATTGAGCAATTCAAAGAAGGTAGAAATCAAGCATCTGGAGGATCCCTTCAAGTTTATCCTCACCCTCCTGACATTTAAATCCCAGGTCAAATCTCTGCTCTGGCCAAGTAGGAGTAACAGGAGCAGATTTGTCCTTCcactttaacaaataaaaaactgGACAGAATACATGAAACAATGATTTCCAAGCACTGGATATCAGGCCACGTTGGACAATAATCCCTGAAAGATGGCAAACAAAGGAGGTAAGCTTTAGGATTGCTCCAGCCAACTGCCTCCAGGGAGGCACATGCCATACAGAAGGACAGAAGGAAGATGACTGCAGACTTGTCAGATACTATGCGAGCTAGAAGACACTGAACAAGATCTCGCCCCTCCACCACCCGCAGATgactccctcattgttttgctcaatgtctacttgatatttgtttgtctttttaggaggcaccaggaactgaaccggggacctccatGTGGAAAGCgagtactcaactgcttgagccacatccactccccgaacaagattttttaaaatctcgtttctaagccccctctcaattggaggcagagtgggcatcaccatccccaaatcctcaatattgaggaatgaacaaatataaggggggaaagcaactatggactaaagtagattaattattatcctagcaatggaagaaat harbors:
- the DNPH1 gene encoding 5-hydroxymethyl-dUMP N-hydrolase — protein: MAAAAGAREPGAPGAPGRRSLYFCGSIRGGREDRALYARIVSRLRRFGTVLTEHVAAPELEESGEEAAGGDRLIHERDLAWLQQADVVVAEVTQPSLGVGYELGRAVALKKPILCLFRPQSGRVLSAMVRGAVDGSQFQVWDYEEGEVEALLDRYFKAGPPTHVSASPHPTA